Proteins from a genomic interval of Desulfitibacter alkalitolerans DSM 16504:
- a CDS encoding PHP domain-containing protein — MAKFTGDYHTHSNYSDGRATIDEMIAAAKSKGLREIAITDHGPGNIAGGLKSLEKLLEAARKIRDINESLEDFKVLSGVEANILGEAGEIDVPPEIYERLDLLIIGLHPFVYANSLANYWNLVLKNQARQFLKVGNSQVTNFNTKTLVEACVKHKPFAISHPGLGMPIDISEVARACARNDVAYEINCGHLYQTPEELKVAALKGVEFVINSDAHFTETVGNLEPGLEIAMKAGIDKGQIKNLLN, encoded by the coding sequence ATGGCGAAATTTACTGGCGATTACCATACCCACTCAAACTATAGTGATGGCAGGGCCACCATTGATGAAATGATAGCTGCAGCAAAAAGTAAAGGGTTAAGGGAAATAGCAATTACTGACCATGGCCCTGGAAATATTGCCGGCGGATTAAAAAGTTTGGAAAAACTCCTGGAAGCAGCTCGCAAAATAAGGGACATAAATGAAAGCCTGGAGGATTTTAAGGTTTTAAGCGGAGTAGAGGCAAATATTCTTGGCGAAGCAGGGGAGATTGATGTGCCTCCTGAAATTTATGAAAGGTTAGACCTGCTGATAATTGGTCTTCACCCCTTTGTGTATGCAAACTCACTGGCCAATTACTGGAACCTGGTCCTAAAAAACCAGGCCAGGCAGTTTTTAAAGGTAGGTAATAGTCAGGTGACTAATTTCAATACCAAGACCCTGGTCGAAGCCTGTGTCAAGCATAAGCCCTTTGCCATCAGTCATCCCGGACTGGGCATGCCCATTGATATTAGTGAGGTTGCAAGGGCTTGTGCGCGAAATGATGTGGCATATGAGATAAACTGCGGTCACCTGTATCAAACACCTGAGGAATTAAAGGTTGCAGCCCTGAAGGGGGTAGAATTTGTTATTAATAGCGATGCCCACTTTACAGAAACTGTGGGTAATTTAGAGCCTGGCCTTGAAATAGCAATGAAGGCAGGTATAGACAAGGGGCAGATCAAAAATCTTTTAAATTAG
- the rapZ gene encoding RNase adapter RapZ: MKLDKLQLIIVTGLSGAGKTQAIRCLEDLSFFCIDNLPPSLVPKLLEELEKAESIDKVALVMDIRGGKFFDSLDKALACLDKRGLKYRTLFLDASNEVLIRRFKETRRAHPLSPVDIMEGIIQERKILAHLKSRAEIILDTSDMSTNQLKGQISNIFSGEMDKLPVTVMSFGFKYGIPMDADLVVDVRFIPNPHYDMGLRPLSGHDEKVKEYVIKNEVTQEFLQKYCSLLHFLIPHYKKEGKSQLVIAIGCTGGRHRSVAIANHLSLCFNDFDCRVITKHRDLDKGSGGI; encoded by the coding sequence ATGAAGTTAGATAAGCTGCAATTAATAATTGTTACTGGATTATCTGGAGCTGGGAAAACACAAGCCATTCGTTGTTTGGAGGACCTCAGTTTTTTTTGTATTGACAACCTACCTCCATCTTTAGTTCCAAAGCTTTTAGAGGAATTAGAAAAGGCTGAAAGTATTGATAAGGTAGCTTTAGTCATGGATATCAGGGGAGGAAAGTTTTTTGACAGCCTGGATAAGGCATTGGCCTGCTTGGATAAAAGGGGTCTAAAATACAGAACCCTTTTTCTTGACGCTTCCAATGAAGTATTAATAAGGAGATTTAAGGAAACCAGGAGAGCACATCCCTTATCACCTGTAGACATAATGGAGGGTATTATTCAAGAACGAAAAATACTTGCCCATCTTAAGAGCAGAGCAGAGATTATTTTGGACACCTCTGATATGTCCACAAACCAGTTAAAGGGGCAGATATCTAATATATTTAGTGGTGAAATGGATAAGCTGCCGGTAACGGTAATGTCCTTCGGTTTTAAATATGGCATACCAATGGATGCCGACCTTGTAGTTGATGTTAGATTTATCCCAAACCCTCATTATGACATGGGATTGCGCCCCTTATCCGGACATGATGAGAAGGTAAAGGAATATGTAATAAAAAATGAAGTGACCCAGGAATTTCTGCAAAAATACTGCAGTCTTCTTCATTTTCTTATACCTCATTATAAAAAAGAAGGAAAAAGTCAGCTGGTTATAGCCATTGGCTGTACTGGAGGCAGGCATAGATCAGTGGCAATTGCTAATCACCTTTCATTATGCTTTAATGATTTTGATTGCAGGGTAATCACTAAACATAGAGATCTTGATAAGGGTTCAGGAGGTATTTAA
- a CDS encoding cyclic lactone autoinducer peptide — protein MKKLRFLALTGAAYILTMLAFVSAAGACFGWNYQPEMPKSLRK, from the coding sequence ATGAAAAAACTTAGATTTTTAGCCTTAACAGGAGCGGCATACATTTTAACAATGCTTGCTTTTGTAAGTGCTGCTGGTGCATGCTTCGGGTGGAATTATCAGCCTGAAATGCCAAAAAGCTTAAGGAAGTAG
- a CDS encoding phosphatase, which translates to MKFEADLHVHSVASGHAYSTIADNVQAAAKKGLKLIAITDHGPKMPGAPHLYYFYNIRVLPKNYLGVEILKGVEANIIDKQGNIDIPEEVANKLDIVLAGFHTYCSPSGTVVENTRAMINAINNPLIDMIVHPGNPEFKVDPTEIVLACKESGMLLEINNSSLGTSRAGSYCNCLAIAEKAAEHGIKVAVGSDAHWAEQVGDFTSAVELVSKVGLGENQIINRSVHEIHLYLHSRGRK; encoded by the coding sequence GTGAAATTTGAAGCTGACCTGCATGTCCATTCTGTAGCAAGCGGCCACGCTTATAGTACCATTGCTGATAATGTCCAGGCTGCTGCAAAAAAGGGATTAAAGCTAATTGCAATAACTGATCATGGCCCCAAAATGCCAGGTGCACCTCATTTGTATTATTTTTATAATATTAGGGTTTTGCCAAAAAACTATCTAGGTGTGGAAATATTAAAAGGTGTAGAGGCTAATATTATAGATAAGCAAGGCAATATTGACATTCCAGAAGAGGTTGCAAATAAGCTGGATATTGTTCTTGCCGGCTTTCATACCTACTGCTCTCCTTCTGGCACAGTTGTTGAAAATACCAGGGCCATGATAAATGCCATTAATAATCCGTTAATAGATATGATAGTTCATCCCGGAAATCCTGAATTTAAGGTTGATCCCACTGAAATAGTTCTGGCCTGCAAGGAAAGTGGAATGCTTTTAGAAATTAACAACAGCTCTTTAGGCACCTCCCGGGCAGGCAGCTACTGCAACTGCCTGGCTATTGCTGAAAAAGCAGCAGAGCATGGGATAAAGGTAGCTGTTGGTAGTGATGCCCATTGGGCTGAGCAGGTAGGTGATTTTACATCAGCAGTTGAGCTTGTGTCAAAGGTGGGACTGGGGGAGAACCAGATTATCAACAGATCAGTTCATGAGATTCACTTGTATTTGCATTCAAGAGGCAGGAAGTAA
- a CDS encoding accessory gene regulator ArgB-like protein: MSGYIKKVSCFIQNELNLSDERREVIAYGMETLVSTLLGLFGIVLFGYLFDLLVPALIISLTALATRVYTGGAHCSSMGRCTIATIIIFMVLAYISTSLLKPSLILIAGGYITSIIFIVRYAPAEVKEKPLSETHKKELKKGAHRLGIIIGLLTILIYFLVKEEIVLHIIGGFLWQTFTITPLGFTIIRYFDDFLKLFMKGDEKHEKT, encoded by the coding sequence GTGTCAGGATATATAAAAAAGGTCAGCTGCTTTATTCAAAATGAACTTAACCTTTCAGATGAAAGAAGAGAGGTTATAGCTTATGGTATGGAAACCCTTGTGTCTACCTTGTTGGGTTTGTTTGGAATAGTTTTGTTTGGCTATCTATTTGACCTTCTAGTGCCGGCATTAATTATTTCGTTAACTGCATTGGCAACCAGGGTCTATACCGGAGGTGCTCACTGCAGCTCAATGGGAAGGTGTACAATAGCTACTATCATTATTTTCATGGTCCTGGCTTATATTAGTACAAGCCTTCTTAAACCCTCTCTTATATTAATTGCAGGCGGATATATAACTTCAATTATATTTATTGTAAGATACGCACCTGCAGAGGTAAAAGAAAAACCCCTGTCTGAAACCCACAAAAAAGAATTAAAAAAGGGTGCCCACAGGTTAGGTATAATAATTGGGTTGTTAACTATACTAATATATTTCTTGGTTAAAGAGGAAATTGTCCTTCATATAATAGGTGGTTTCCTATGGCAGACCTTCACAATTACACCACTTGGCTTTACAATCATCAGATATTTTGATGATTTTTTAAAACTCTTTATGAAAGGAGATGAAAAGCATGAAAAAACTTAG
- the whiA gene encoding DNA-binding protein WhiA, whose amino-acid sequence MSFTKQVKDEMARIDDGEKCCQLAELKSLIMMSGNVHIDADYHLSLTLETENPAIARRAYRLAKNLFNLQHEVSVKRRARLKKSTLYVVRLLPQIGTKKAFKTLGIELTPKGYEIKWDSDIFKKRCCHRSYLRGVFLGSGSVSNPEQKTYHLEIVVKDPTHYKIICELMRNFGLNPKSLMKRNKYMIYLKESEQIVDFLNIIGAHAALLSFEGVRVKKEVRNRVNRIVNCETANLNKTVDAAIKQVEAIRLLEKNPGLEKLPVGLEKIARLRLENPDLSLKELGELMNPVISKSGVNHRMRRLQKMADKVSGKKHRK is encoded by the coding sequence ATGTCTTTTACAAAACAGGTCAAAGATGAAATGGCACGTATAGATGATGGCGAAAAATGCTGCCAGCTTGCTGAGCTAAAAAGCTTGATTATGATGTCTGGAAACGTTCATATTGATGCTGATTATCACTTATCATTGACATTGGAAACGGAAAATCCGGCAATTGCCAGAAGGGCATATAGGCTGGCCAAGAACCTGTTTAATCTCCAACATGAGGTATCTGTTAAAAGAAGAGCCAGATTGAAAAAGAGCACTCTTTATGTGGTTAGGCTCCTGCCTCAGATAGGAACAAAAAAAGCTTTTAAAACCCTGGGCATAGAATTAACACCAAAGGGATATGAGATTAAGTGGGATTCAGATATTTTCAAGAAAAGGTGCTGTCACAGATCATATTTACGGGGAGTATTTTTAGGCAGCGGATCAGTAAGCAACCCTGAGCAAAAGACATATCATCTGGAGATTGTTGTTAAGGATCCAACCCATTACAAAATAATATGTGAGTTAATGCGAAACTTTGGTCTTAATCCAAAAAGCCTTATGAAACGGAATAAGTATATGATATATTTAAAGGAAAGTGAACAAATAGTGGACTTCTTAAATATTATTGGAGCCCATGCTGCCCTTTTATCCTTTGAGGGTGTACGGGTAAAAAAAGAGGTGAGAAACAGGGTAAATAGAATTGTAAATTGTGAAACGGCTAATCTTAATAAAACCGTTGATGCTGCCATTAAGCAGGTGGAGGCTATAAGACTTTTAGAAAAAAACCCTGGGCTTGAAAAGCTTCCTGTCGGCCTTGAAAAGATTGCCCGACTAAGACTAGAAAATCCCGACCTGAGCTTAAAGGAGCTTGGGGAGCTCATGAACCCTGTGATAAGCAAATCAGGTGTAAATCACAGGATGAGGAGATTACAAAAGATGGCCGATAAGGTTTCCGGAAAAAAACATAGAAAGTAA
- the yvcK gene encoding uridine diphosphate-N-acetylglucosamine-binding protein YvcK — protein sequence MGWFKTNFKWLYPGLRVKRWLLLALIGVILSSWGLALILEAKWWTFLFFIGRFLEEQYISYSSVMIAGVFFIILGLFMISFSLKKGAKSILNVIIPYNETRLVEVIYEKRQLKRGPKIVVIGGGTGLSVLLRGLKHYTSNITAIVTVTDDGGCSGKLRGELGILPPGDLRNNLMALADGDSLLEDLFNYRFSRGKGLEGRNLGNLLLAAMTDLTGDMNKSLQELSKVLAVRGTVLPSTLSNVILKAQMDDGSDVLGETEIVKHPGKIVRIQLVPEDCEPVGETLKAIQEADAVIIGPGSLYTSIIPNLLIKGIADAVSKSSSQVYYVCNVMTQPGETDYFTAAEHVKAIKANVPQLRIDKVIVNTGSIPKSHAERYRLKGAYPVILDERVFRQLGVKIHKADLVNLSDLVRHDSDKLARVIMKEILKDIPATERLKILDLLFGERYKDLIG from the coding sequence ATGGGTTGGTTTAAAACAAATTTTAAATGGTTATATCCTGGCTTAAGGGTCAAGCGTTGGCTGCTTCTTGCCTTGATTGGAGTGATATTATCCTCATGGGGCCTGGCCTTAATACTTGAAGCAAAATGGTGGACCTTTTTATTCTTCATTGGCAGGTTCTTGGAAGAACAATATATTTCCTACAGTTCAGTTATGATTGCAGGTGTATTCTTTATTATACTTGGCTTATTTATGATCTCCTTTTCACTTAAAAAGGGTGCCAAGTCCATATTAAATGTTATTATTCCATATAACGAGACTCGTCTGGTAGAGGTAATCTATGAAAAAAGGCAGTTAAAAAGAGGGCCCAAGATAGTAGTCATTGGTGGGGGAACTGGATTGTCAGTCCTGCTCAGGGGCTTAAAACACTATACAAGCAACATTACAGCCATTGTTACTGTAACAGATGATGGGGGCTGCTCTGGAAAGCTAAGGGGAGAGCTTGGCATATTACCGCCAGGGGACCTAAGAAACAACCTGATGGCCCTGGCAGACGGTGACAGCCTTCTGGAGGATTTGTTCAACTATCGTTTTTCCAGGGGGAAGGGTTTAGAAGGACGTAACCTGGGCAACCTGCTCCTGGCAGCCATGACAGATCTTACTGGTGATATGAACAAGTCACTTCAAGAATTAAGTAAGGTTTTGGCAGTGAGAGGTACTGTCCTACCGTCTACATTAAGTAATGTTATTTTAAAGGCCCAAATGGATGATGGTTCGGATGTTCTAGGTGAAACAGAAATAGTCAAGCATCCAGGTAAAATTGTACGAATTCAGCTTGTCCCGGAGGATTGTGAGCCTGTTGGGGAGACCCTAAAGGCTATTCAAGAGGCAGACGCTGTTATTATAGGGCCGGGGAGCCTCTATACCAGCATAATTCCCAATCTATTAATCAAAGGGATTGCAGATGCTGTAAGTAAAAGCAGCTCCCAGGTGTATTATGTATGTAATGTAATGACACAGCCAGGGGAAACAGATTATTTTACAGCAGCTGAGCATGTAAAAGCAATAAAGGCTAATGTCCCACAGCTAAGAATTGATAAGGTAATAGTAAATACAGGCAGTATTCCCAAAAGCCACGCAGAGAGGTATAGATTAAAGGGGGCCTATCCGGTAATATTAGACGAAAGAGTTTTTAGGCAGCTGGGTGTAAAAATACATAAGGCTGACCTTGTAAATCTTTCGGATTTAGTAAGGCATGATTCAGATAAGCTGGCAAGGGTCATCATGAAGGAAATCCTCAAGGATATACCAGCTACGGAAAGGCTAAAGATTTTAGATCTGCTTTTTGGCGAAAGGTATAAGGATTTGATTGGTTGA
- a CDS encoding MATE family efflux transporter: MHEVRFIMKLALPAIFEMILHMMVGLVDIAMVGRLGADSLTAVGLGGQFIYTTIFLFAAVGIGAGAIIARAIGAQNFQEASRISGQALSLAALLGVIIGVFTWFLAPAIFNIFAPNEVVHTLGVEYLRILSLSSVFLLVLLIGESACRSAGYTKIPLKVAMIGNTINIVLNYVLIFGKLGFPALGVKGAAIGTLVSFTISCIIILFVLTSGRIPIKITRKHLFPIRWIDFKRIIKLTLPAGGEELVRAGSQITGVYLIIGLGSVPYAAHQVGISIESISFMPGYGFAIVAAALVGQSLGSKDPGRAHRLAFKTMYLAVATMTAAACVFFFFSEPLVRIFTTDESIIPLASAVVKIAAFAQTAIAIEMIMAGALRGAGDTRFPFYLSIIGNWFIRIPLFYAALRIYDLGLDAVWWITVFQWIVIAVLALWRFKLGRWKNIQV, from the coding sequence ATGCATGAAGTAAGATTCATAATGAAACTTGCCCTTCCGGCGATATTTGAAATGATATTACATATGATGGTTGGTCTTGTTGACATTGCAATGGTAGGAAGACTAGGTGCTGATTCTCTAACGGCAGTAGGGTTAGGGGGTCAATTCATCTATACTACTATTTTTTTATTTGCAGCAGTTGGAATTGGAGCAGGGGCAATAATTGCACGGGCAATTGGTGCCCAAAACTTTCAAGAAGCAAGCAGAATCTCTGGACAAGCCCTATCCCTGGCAGCACTTTTGGGAGTAATAATAGGGGTATTTACCTGGTTCCTTGCTCCTGCTATATTTAACATCTTTGCTCCCAATGAGGTTGTTCATACCCTTGGAGTAGAATATTTACGTATTTTATCTCTATCCAGTGTCTTTTTATTGGTGCTGCTTATTGGAGAATCAGCCTGCCGCAGTGCAGGATATACAAAAATTCCTTTAAAGGTTGCCATGATAGGCAACACCATAAATATCGTCTTAAATTATGTTTTAATATTTGGCAAGCTGGGATTTCCAGCCCTGGGTGTCAAGGGTGCTGCAATTGGTACATTAGTTAGCTTTACTATCTCCTGTATTATTATTTTGTTTGTATTGACTAGTGGTAGAATACCAATAAAGATCACCAGAAAACATCTATTTCCAATACGGTGGATAGATTTTAAAAGGATTATTAAGCTCACATTGCCTGCCGGTGGAGAAGAGCTAGTCAGGGCAGGAAGCCAGATTACAGGTGTATATTTAATTATTGGATTGGGTTCAGTACCCTATGCTGCACATCAAGTAGGAATATCCATTGAATCCATTTCCTTCATGCCCGGATATGGCTTTGCTATTGTTGCCGCTGCCCTTGTGGGTCAGAGTCTTGGTTCCAAGGATCCGGGCAGGGCCCATAGGCTGGCATTTAAAACAATGTATCTTGCCGTGGCAACCATGACTGCTGCTGCCTGTGTTTTTTTCTTTTTCAGCGAGCCTCTAGTTCGCATCTTTACCACAGATGAAAGTATAATTCCCCTTGCGTCAGCAGTTGTTAAGATTGCTGCCTTTGCCCAAACTGCCATCGCAATTGAAATGATTATGGCCGGGGCTTTGCGCGGAGCAGGAGATACCAGGTTCCCCTTCTATTTATCCATAATAGGGAACTGGTTTATTCGTATTCCCCTATTTTATGCTGCACTGCGTATTTATGATTTGGGACTGGATGCTGTATGGTGGATCACAGTTTTTCAATGGATTGTCATAGCCGTGCTGGCACTTTGGAGATTTAAACTGGGAAGGTGGAAAAATATACAAGTTTAG
- a CDS encoding ATP-binding protein, which yields MNILSFEYKRKEKINQYLVMFQIAFHFIVIIWYLQFKSADFASMDSFHALMVLSFLGLLTLVFLGRIKPDASKKVLLTEIFIVTVYILTVLFLVYLINSFVTRTLFFVPMVIVIIKHGKKIGLIITAIVILAFFILELFLGAIPYNIEDLLIFSSISLLIIWLIGNLLETEEKMRRSLIEIAHRDKCILENNDAGIIYIDNESIVRIFNAAAEKLLDMSKDDVLEKTIDCVKESYLTDIYCRSDGDSLNHESIFIKDYNLINISLIYDDKEEYLGKLIMIKDLSQTNILHTLKQKVDFITESINMPLITIDASGRVTFLNNEACEFFAINKSKALLRHYKNTFCCNFSDYIEKTLKLPENVLNDEITLTCNVEKTPREVLISVGITKDIQKNIQGVTFLINDVTELRHRDRQFMQADKLAALGEVAAGVAHEIRNPLTTIKGVAQLLLRRVDPGNIDDTLRLIVEESDRANSIISDFLAFARPSEPVFSPKPLRQVFNEIYHLIEAHCLLNKTKLVLQHVDSQNPTVNWDDKQIKQVFLNLTLNSLKAMAEVPSKRIEMSISQKKDAIIVNFKDNGIGIEEDIIKDIFNPFFTTNHDGTGLGLSISYKIIERHKGKVSIESKKDEGTTFVVELPINPN from the coding sequence ATGAATATCTTAAGTTTTGAATACAAGAGAAAAGAAAAAATAAATCAATATCTTGTAATGTTTCAAATAGCATTTCATTTTATTGTTATTATTTGGTATCTGCAATTTAAATCTGCAGACTTTGCGAGTATGGATTCTTTTCATGCATTAATGGTGTTAAGTTTCCTGGGGCTGCTTACTCTGGTTTTTTTGGGTAGAATTAAGCCAGATGCCAGTAAAAAAGTTTTGTTAACTGAGATATTTATAGTAACTGTATATATTTTAACAGTACTTTTTTTGGTTTATTTAATTAATTCCTTTGTCACTAGAACTCTTTTTTTTGTGCCCATGGTTATAGTAATTATAAAGCATGGGAAAAAAATTGGTTTAATAATAACTGCCATTGTAATATTAGCATTTTTTATCTTAGAGCTTTTTCTGGGAGCAATTCCATATAATATAGAAGACTTGCTAATTTTTTCTTCCATATCACTCCTTATAATCTGGTTAATAGGAAATTTATTGGAAACAGAAGAGAAAATGAGAAGGAGTTTAATTGAAATTGCCCATAGGGATAAATGTATTCTAGAAAACAATGATGCTGGAATCATCTATATAGACAATGAGAGTATAGTCCGAATTTTTAACGCTGCTGCTGAAAAGCTGTTAGATATGAGTAAAGATGATGTTTTGGAAAAGACCATAGACTGTGTTAAAGAGAGCTATCTTACTGATATTTACTGCAGGTCCGACGGCGACAGCCTAAATCACGAGAGCATTTTCATTAAAGATTATAATTTAATTAACATTTCTTTAATATATGATGATAAGGAAGAATATTTAGGCAAATTAATAATGATCAAAGATCTTAGTCAAACTAACATCCTGCATACATTAAAGCAAAAGGTTGATTTTATAACTGAGTCTATTAACATGCCCCTTATTACAATTGATGCATCAGGCAGGGTAACCTTTTTAAATAATGAGGCATGTGAATTCTTTGCTATTAATAAGAGCAAGGCACTTTTAAGACACTACAAAAATACATTTTGTTGTAATTTTTCTGATTACATTGAAAAAACATTAAAGCTTCCTGAGAATGTTCTAAATGATGAAATTACACTTACCTGCAATGTTGAAAAAACCCCCAGGGAAGTGCTCATATCTGTAGGGATTACTAAGGATATCCAAAAGAATATTCAGGGTGTAACATTTCTAATTAATGATGTGACAGAGCTGAGACACAGGGATAGGCAGTTCATGCAGGCTGATAAGCTGGCAGCTTTAGGTGAAGTAGCCGCCGGAGTGGCTCATGAAATTAGAAATCCTCTAACCACAATTAAAGGTGTTGCCCAGCTGCTTCTGAGAAGAGTCGATCCAGGAAACATAGATGATACCTTAAGGTTAATAGTGGAAGAAAGCGATAGAGCGAATTCAATTATAAGTGATTTTCTGGCCTTTGCAAGACCATCTGAGCCTGTGTTCAGTCCAAAACCCTTAAGACAGGTTTTTAACGAAATATATCATCTAATTGAAGCTCACTGTCTTTTAAATAAAACCAAACTGGTGCTGCAGCATGTAGACAGCCAAAACCCCACAGTTAACTGGGACGATAAGCAAATCAAGCAGGTTTTTTTAAATCTAACCTTAAATTCGTTAAAGGCCATGGCAGAGGTTCCTTCTAAGCGTATAGAAATGTCAATTTCTCAAAAGAAAGACGCTATAATAGTGAATTTCAAAGATAATGGTATTGGCATTGAAGAAGACATAATTAAGGATATCTTTAATCCCTTTTTTACAACAAATCATGATGGAACTGGTCTTGGTCTTAGCATCAGCTATAAAATTATTGAGCGCCACAAGGGTAAGGTGTCCATTGAAAGTAAAAAAGATGAGGGAACAACATTTGTTGTTGAATTGCCCATAAATCCTAATTAA
- the rpoN gene encoding RNA polymerase factor sigma-54, which translates to MQMGFELNLQQTQKLIMTPELRQAITVLQLSSLELAEFVQEQILENPALEIETAEDSTEETVAAAKEEKEDNEAFDVDWHEYFQDRDIGYVKQPREEAKEVNYDNFLTKAPTLEEYLLNQLKLSCCNAREKEIAQFIIGNLDRNGYLCISLKEIGEMYSYPMSQVEAVLKLVQSFDPPGVAARDLVECLLLQISEKELELNSLLTSVIKYHLEDVAGGRLLKIAKSLDITPEEVQQLVDYIKTLDPKPGRWFADSEQTTYIVPDVVVEKVEGEYIVIVNDVYTPRLGINPVYRRLLSADTVDVNAKKFIEGKLNSAAWIIKSIEQRRLTLYRVVNCIVEFQKSFLEKGVKHLKPLNLKQIAEQLEIHESTVSRATNNKYIQTPQGVFPLKFFFASGVDNYSGSGVSSESIKKMLKEFVSNENSAKPYTDQQLTNMLKAQGIKISRRTVAKYRCELGMASTSRRKRY; encoded by the coding sequence ATGCAAATGGGCTTTGAACTTAACTTACAACAAACCCAAAAGTTAATAATGACTCCAGAACTGCGACAGGCTATAACTGTATTGCAGCTCTCCTCTCTTGAGTTAGCAGAATTTGTACAGGAACAAATTTTAGAGAATCCAGCCCTGGAAATAGAAACTGCCGAAGATAGCACAGAGGAAACTGTTGCTGCTGCAAAGGAAGAAAAAGAAGACAATGAGGCATTTGACGTTGACTGGCATGAATACTTTCAAGACCGGGATATTGGGTATGTGAAACAACCTCGTGAGGAAGCTAAAGAGGTAAATTATGATAATTTTTTGACAAAGGCACCAACCCTGGAAGAATATTTATTAAACCAATTGAAGCTCTCCTGTTGTAATGCAAGAGAGAAGGAAATTGCCCAATTTATTATTGGCAACCTGGACAGGAATGGATACTTATGCATTTCACTAAAAGAAATTGGGGAAATGTATTCTTATCCCATGTCCCAGGTAGAGGCTGTATTAAAACTGGTTCAGTCCTTTGATCCTCCAGGTGTGGCTGCAAGAGATTTGGTAGAGTGCCTATTGCTGCAAATAAGTGAAAAGGAACTTGAGCTTAACTCCTTGTTAACCTCGGTAATAAAGTATCATTTAGAAGATGTAGCCGGTGGAAGGCTGTTGAAAATAGCTAAAAGCCTTGATATTACACCGGAAGAGGTACAGCAGTTAGTAGATTATATTAAAACCCTTGACCCCAAGCCTGGTCGCTGGTTCGCTGACTCAGAGCAAACCACGTATATTGTTCCTGATGTGGTTGTGGAAAAGGTGGAAGGTGAATACATTGTAATTGTCAATGATGTATATACGCCACGATTGGGGATCAATCCAGTTTATAGAAGGTTACTATCAGCAGATACAGTTGATGTTAATGCCAAGAAATTTATAGAAGGAAAATTAAACTCGGCTGCGTGGATAATAAAGAGCATTGAGCAAAGAAGACTTACCTTATATAGGGTGGTTAACTGTATAGTAGAGTTCCAAAAGAGCTTCCTTGAAAAGGGAGTAAAGCACTTAAAGCCTTTAAATTTAAAACAGATAGCTGAACAGTTAGAGATCCATGAGTCAACAGTTAGTCGGGCAACAAATAATAAATATATTCAGACACCTCAAGGTGTTTTCCCATTAAAATTCTTTTTTGCCAGTGGTGTTGATAACTATTCTGGGAGTGGTGTTTCCTCTGAAAGTATTAAAAAGATGCTGAAGGAATTCGTGTCTAATGAGAATAGTGCTAAACCCTATACAGACCAGCAGTTAACAAATATGCTGAAGGCACAGGGAATAAAAATTTCCAGAAGAACTGTAGCCAAGTACAGGTGTGAGCTTGGCATGGCATCTACAAGCAGGAGAAAAAGATACTAG